The nucleotide window tttttctaatttttttattaaactattattcctaataaaatcaattatattttttttctattcttaattaaaacggtcatatcttatttttcaaacaattaataataataatttttcctaattaaaatttattatatttttttcttatttataatTAAAATGGATATATCttcttttttcctattcaaacggacatattattaaaaaaatatttctaatcaaaatataatacatattatttttttctaatgttttattaaattattattcctaataaaaatcCATTATATTTTCTTTCATATTCTTAATTAAAATGAGCATATCTTATATTTCAAATAGAAAAAACTGAATTGATTAGatgcaattataaattttattatcaaatCAAATATTGATATGTAATTTTTACGTTTTGCTACgtttattatttttgaaaacaaaataaaattttgaTTCTAATAAGattgtagattttgaaataaaataaaaataattataattgatataaagTTAAAATAATTCCCTTTTGATATAATTTTgacatatatttaataaaaataattattatataattattatatgatatatttaaattattaattttcaaAGGTACGGATTTTCCATCTAGCGGACGGGCCCACGGACTAGTATAGACAATAGTGAAACTTTTCAATTTTAAATTTGTTCCAATTGCAAATACAATTGCAAATTTATTGTCAAAAATCAACATCCAACACATGGCGTTTTGTTAACGAATAGTAATTTGACACATGTATTTTAGAAatttgagtttaattaggtttcaaGTTTCAATTTTAAGTCAATGATATTTTTTTCCCTATTTTAATTAGAAAATTAGAACACAATAAtacataataattcttaataaatgTCTACCAATTACTTTttcttaatataataattttaaaccTAATCAATTttctatttataattttaaaagttattcctgataaaattataatacactatattctttttctaatttttttattaaataatttttttaattaaaatttattatattcTTTTTTTCTATTCTCAATTAAAACGGGCATGTCTTCTTTTTTTCCTATTCAAACGaacatattattaaaaaaaaattcctaatcaaattataatatatattattttttctaTTCTTATATGAAACTATTATTTCTAATAAAAAATCCCTATATTTTTTTCTATTCTTAATTAAAACGGACATATCTTATTTTTCAAGCAATTAATATTTTTTcttaattaaaatttattatatttttttctattcctaattaaaaaatgcatatttttttcttttctattcAAACGggtatattattaaaaaaatactcCTAATCAaagtaaaatataattatttttttccAATTTTTCATTAAACTATTATTCCTAAAAAAATccgctatattttttttcttatttttaattaAAGTGGAGATATAGAGTTAATTTTTGAAATAAAATGGGCatatagattttgaaataaaatcagaataaatataatttatatagagttaaataattatattttatataatatttgactaaaatttaataatgtttaatacgaataattttttatatgatatatttaaattattaatttttaaaatacggATTTTCCGTCTAATTAACGGGTCCGCTgacttattatataaaaaaattaaatagtTACCCATCAATCAATTCGTTAAATGAAAAATACATGAAAATGAAATAGCAAGAACAAACGCACAACGTTTGGAGACAAACAAATAGACCTTAATCCTCCCAAAAAAAACTTTAGGTGGATTAAATTCCCATCTCCAGTTAAAAAGAATTCAATGATAGTTCTATGCTGATAGGTAAAATAAATTATCAAAAAATTTATCGTTTGCGTGCGAAAATAACGGATGGATGGATAGATAGATATCATTAATCTTGAACAATGATACTCCCACAACCTTACACGGTGTTCATACCttaactatatatatgtatgtatatttatagtAGAATAGTACTATATAATGAACTCTTTAACATGGTATCACATCCAAGTGTTTAGTAGATGTAAGAAAGCTCTTCCACGTTTCCAATCACACCTTACAATGCATGAAGATAACAAATATGATGAACTAATCCAACTCATTGAGGTATCCAACTCCATCTCTCCATTTAATTAGTTTTTCTTTGTTCCATCACATCAATCATGCCAAAATCTTCAAAAAATTGAGCTTCTTGGTTGTTCAAATTTTGTTTCAATAGAGCTTCTTGGTTGTTCGAAATGATTGGACGGATTTTGAAGGGAGTAATCCGTAGCATATGTGGAGTACCACGTACATATATACACCAGGAGGGACATTGCAACTATTACACCCCAACCTCTCATATTGTAATCCGttgatttcaagcaaattattgtcACTGAAACTCCAAATATTAGGCTCGTAATCCGACCGTCTTTCACATCCTCGAGAATGTACAAGAAGTATGTGGGTAAAAGTTGTCCACAAATTACCGCGAAGATGAGCAAAATGAACCAATCCATCGCATCGATGTACCGAGCAGCGATATGCATGATATATCGTAACTAGGGATGGGCACCGGTCCGATCGGTCGGTTTTCGGCCAATTTTTAGACCGAACCGATTAAATTCGATTTTGTAAAATCAAAACCGGACCGAAAACTAGAAGTGAAAATCTCAAACCGAAACCCGACCTAAAAAACCGGTCGGTTTCCGGTTCGGTCGGCCGGTTTTCATCtgcaattaaaaaaaaaactttaaaaaaaaaaaaaaaaaacttctataTCACTTTAACAAAGTTTTAGGACTCAATTGTAAAATATTGAGAAGTTCAAGACCCTTTAGTTAAAGGACTATGATTTGTATAGTTAAAGGAAATGATATGGCTAtgtataactaaaaaaaaatagtAAATTTTTGAAACTAGTCGATGTAGGTTTGAAACAAATgtattttataataaaaaataaattaaaacatacATGGTGAAGGGAAGAATCAAACTTAAGGACAGCAGGCAACATGTTCAAAAACTTAACCACTAGACCAAAGCCCATTGTTTAACCATATGGGACAAAtattatatatgtatctgttcGGTTGGTTTTTTTCGGTTAACCGACTGGAAAATAACCGGTCGAAAATCGACCGAAAAACGTAAAATATTTCTGACCGAACCGGAAACCAAAAACCGAccgaattgaaaaaaaaaatcgaCCGTAACATTCGATTTTACCGGTTTCAGTTCGGTCGGTCGGTTTATGCCCAACCCTAATCGTAACTTTGTATTTTCactgtcaatgaatttgtttaaacAAGATCCAGCTTTCTTACTAAGAAACCAAATCGGAATGAGAATAACGTAGGGCCACAACCATCCAAACACCTTCCAACCCAACATACTGAATTGATCAAATTGCCTAGTAAAATTAGGTAAAACAAAACATGAGCAACAACAGGTAAGACATAAAAAATTCAAAGATAACCAACAACATaccatttgcatatatatatatatatacacacaacttATGAAACATAAGCACAATTTTGGAGCTAGATAGCGATAAAATCCTCTTTGATAAAACGGTTTAAAATTAAATCATCAGCATTCACAACTCTATAAACATATATTAAAAAGAAAACACGTAAACCGAAGCCGTCAAAAGGTACATTTTCATTTATGATAACAAAAATCGCTAAATCAGCTGAAACCTTCCATAGTTTTATCAATAATCGCATCATTTAAACAAAATCTAAATCGGCTGAAACCTTTCACAATTTTATCAATGTCATGAGCCTGTGACTCGTCTAAGTACTACATGTAATTTTTTAAAAGAAGTATAATTCTTTAAATtaattttttggattttttttattatttaaatcaGGTAAGTATTAGATAAATTTTGCTTGGTCCTCATATATTTTGAAATTTCAACAGATTGGCCCCTATATTTTCAAATCATACATCTTTGTCACActtattatattaaaaaaattgaATACTTACCCATCAATCAATTCGTTAAATCATAAATACATGAAAATCAATGAAATAGCAAGCACAAAGCACAACGTTTGGAGACAAACAAATGAAACCTTAATCCATCATATAGTGGAGGTCCCAAAAGAAACTTGGGGTGGATTAAATTCCCATCCTCAGTCAAAAATAAATTCAATGCTAGCTCTATGCTGCTAGGTAAAATAAATTATCAAGGTTTTTGTTGTTTGCGTCGGAGAAGAGCGGATGGATGGATGGATAGAAAGATAGATGGATATCCTTAATCCTGATCAATGATACTCCACAAGCACATATAATGGCTTGTTGTTCAACCTCTCACGACCCTGCAAAGCAATGGATCCACAAATACTTGCATATTAGTAAGTAACTTGACTGACAAGTAATCAATTCAACCAAATTCTAGGAAGGAAGAAACAATAACTTAATCACCTTCAAGTCAGGACATTCAATTACACAAGCACATTCAACTATTTCTGCTCCAGCACGTCCTGCAAACAATTCAAACCACCACAACAATAAAACAAAAATGTAGTATAACTGAATAAAACTCTATTTCCTAAGTTTCTAGACACATCAAGATCCAAATATTTTATAGCTTGAATGAAGAGAAACAAAGTTACCAAGTAAATCCATGGCTGCACAGAGAGTCCCGCCAGTGGCAATCAGATCATCAACCACCAAAGCACGCTCCCCTGCCTTAACTGCTCCGATTTGCATTTCGAGACAGTCACTCCCATATTCCAAATCATACTTTATTGACACTACTTCACCTGTGAAGTTGTAAGTAAATCTTTGTTGCTTAAGACCAATTTCTCATAACTCTTATTAGAGTACTATGGATTACGGCTTCAAGATGCACTGCAAGAGTTCTTAAATGTATCAATGGCATCCAACGTATAGTTTGTCATTCATCCACAAGTCCTTAACTATGACGATGTGACATTTCAATCGCATATCAAACAGAGTTGAAAACTTATCCGGACTCGTGCAATCATAAGAAGAAATTACCTGGCAATTTTCCTGGTTTTCTCAAGGGAACAAATTTTGCTCCAATGGCCAAAGCAATTGGAGGACCAAATATAAAACCTCGGGCCTCTACTCCTAGAATCAGAAATAAAATAAGTTCAGAGAAAATGTATGTATGCCCTACATTAAGTAAAACCTCACATATGACAAACTTTGAAACAGAGCAGCTACTTGCATCACtaactatttatcatcatcaaAGAATAGATGGACTGGAATTGACCATGTGATGAATTCTTGCAATCTAACAACAGAAAAAGGAAAGAAAAGTATGCAGCCCCATTGAACTTGCTTTATAATCATGCAATAAGTAAGTCCAAAGATGTCAAATGATGCAAAGAGTTTTTTGCTGCCAAGTTTAAAATTTTACCTGATCATTGAGAAAGATCAACACAATGCATACAACCACGGAGTTAAAATTTTGCTATCACAAAACCTATATAGACTATCCATGGATGAGGATGCAATCATTGGAACAGTTGAGGGTAATATGATTGCAAAAGGGAGGGACAAAAAAAAGAAACGTGGGCTCATAACGATCAAATATAGTAAGCATATGTGTCAGACCTAAAAATAGGTTTACATCTGTTCTTCTGACAATTGACAAAGACATGATAAGCCTTATCTCCACAGGGAAAAGGCCACAACTTTTCCATGTGAAGTATCCTATGGAGGAGAAAAATCCAAATAAACACAAGACAACAAAGTCCATGTGAGCATACTAAGAGACAGATTCTAATCCTCAGAGCATCAGACATTAGGACAAAGTACATGCATAATAAATGGTAGAGAAATCCTGTTTTTATTGAGTAACAAAGAAGTTAAAAGAATAAAACCAAGGCATCTATCCCATGATGACATCATTAATCATTTTCAAATCCCCACAGGTTTGTTGGAATAACTGTATCGTATTTGGAGTTTTGCAATGAAAGCAATACCTTTGCTGTCTTGGCCTCATTATGAGGATTAATAAATGGAAAATAAATTAGACAACTTGACGGGAAAATACAAGGTTTGTCTAGCATATTATAGCTTAAATCAACATTAGATGATCAGTGAATTATCTTCAAATCTGCACAGCTGTGATCAGTGCATGATTGTTTGATTTCAAATTTCGGATAACGACGAACTGTACTATAAAATCCAGAAAAGAAAGATTTCAAAATCTTGGTCTTGGAAGTTCTGAATGTTTCTAGGCTTAGAGAACCAATAATTGTGGTTTTTGGCTCCAACTCCATAATTATATCCTATAACACTTTTATGACCGAGGGGATGGAGACTTGGATAGTAGCCATTGCAGCATACTTTTGAACGTGAATTCTAAAATGCCACTAGTATTCTAGCAGAGAAAATTGAGTATTGCATAGAAAAAGGATGAGGGAGTTTAGAATTCCCACTACCATGTTGAACTGTGGAAAACCCCACATCATAATGGAGCCAAAGAAAAATCAACCCCAAGAGAAATTTGCATCATTTGGGTCCACTTATCATCAAAACACAATTGGATCCTAGCACATGCCAACAACAATAATAAACACTCATACATAAGAACCCTTCAAGCAAAAAGGAAAGGAAAACTTCTTTTCAAGAGTAGGCAATCAATGGAAAAGTCCCACTAACAAAAGGTTCATAGTCAAACAATAAATCACTCAAAGAAAAACCACACATATATAACATAACAGTCTCCTCCATTTCACAATATCCTTTAAAGCATTTCAAAAAGGCAACCAGAAACTTAAGCAATATTGTGTATTTACCAACTTCTTTTTTAACCTGTGTGTCAAACATACCTACTTTTGGATCCCTCCCATTTGAAGTCTAACAATTGAGATtggttaaaaaaagaaaaaaaagtttcCCACACATCTCAAAATTAATACTTAAAAAAGGTTTCTACCTGCAACAACTGAGATGTCTTTGCCTTTGTATCGCTCAACGAACAAGTCGATAGTGTCCTTAAATGCTTTGGAATCCAGTAACAAAGTAGTGATGTCCTGAAACATGATACCTACCACAAAAAAAAAAAGTCATTGACAAGCATTAATCGGAGGAAATTTTGAACCTTTAAGCTAATTGTCCACAAAAATTAAAAACCCAGATGAGAAAACCTCGGATTTTGCCATAAGCTTAAGaaattttcatttatttattttttttctcaaagcaaaaaaaaaaaaggaaggatAATATAAAAACCTGGTTTGGGGAAATTGGGGACGACACTAATCTTAGTTTTGATCCCATTGATACGAGGATCTTCGTCTCTGTAAGCTGACATTCTTTCTTGTGTAATGCAATAAAAAAACACTATACAAGTAAAAAACCCAAAACTATAAAGAACGAAGAAATAAAGTTGAGTCTTTTGATGTGCTCTGGTTTTCAGTTATGAACGAAAGGAAAAAGAGACGATGGGAACAGTGGAGCTAGTGAGAGTGTTGGCTCAGAGGAGGGAAATGAAGAAGATGAGAAAGAAAAAAGACGAGTATTTAAAGAGGAGAGATCAAACGTCTCCAAACTACTCAATTAGTCCCTCCAGTTTAAGTAATTTGACTTTATAGTCCTTTTATTCTTCATTAAGGCTATTTGGTGACATTATTGGTTCAGTACTTTCACACCCTACTAATCAATTTGGGCTTTGGCCCATAACTAGCTTCGGCTTCTAAGTCAACTATTCATTAGTAGTCCAAACTAGGTTTTTTCATAAATTGATTCATTACTTGACTCACAAGTCAAGAATACCAGAATCTATTCTGCTAAACAGCAATCTAGAACTACACGAATAATTTAGTGCTAC belongs to Rutidosis leptorrhynchoides isolate AG116_Rl617_1_P2 unplaced genomic scaffold, CSIRO_AGI_Rlap_v1 contig377, whole genome shotgun sequence and includes:
- the LOC139883269 gene encoding adenine phosphoribosyltransferase 4-like, whose product is MSAYRDEDPRINGIKTKISVVPNFPKPGIMFQDITTLLLDSKAFKDTIDLFVERYKGKDISVVAGVEARGFIFGPPIALAIGAKFVPLRKPGKLPGEVVSIKYDLEYGSDCLEMQIGAVKAGERALVVDDLIATGGTLCAAMDLLGRAGAEIVECACVIECPDLKGRERLNNKPLYVLVEYH